A genome region from Candidatus Omnitrophota bacterium includes the following:
- a CDS encoding phosphate ABC transporter substrate-binding protein, translating into MFKKDLFILAVLMFTASAFAGNDKNSIQIKGSDTMVNLAQAWAEKYMEKNSEDFVAVTGGGSGTGIAAFINSTCDIAECSRSMKKEEIQLAENKGVKPVEHIVALDGIVVVVSPKNPVSKLTIEQLRAIFMGTIKNWKEVGGEDKTIVILSREINSGTHVFFKEHVLRGGHEKGPEEFAPGALLMSSSQAIADEVAQNQNAIGYYGMGYISPKQKVILVAKDEKSEYIMPTIENVVKGRYPISRPLYLYTNGEALGLVKKFLDFTLSKEGQEIVAKTDFVPVK; encoded by the coding sequence ATGTTTAAAAAGGATTTATTTATTTTAGCCGTACTTATGTTTACGGCTTCGGCGTTTGCTGGAAATGATAAAAATTCTATTCAGATTAAAGGTTCTGATACTATGGTTAATCTGGCTCAAGCCTGGGCAGAGAAATATATGGAAAAAAATTCCGAAGATTTTGTGGCAGTAACCGGTGGTGGTTCAGGTACAGGAATAGCCGCGTTTATTAACTCAACATGTGATATTGCTGAGTGCTCTCGCTCGATGAAAAAAGAAGAGATTCAGCTTGCCGAAAATAAAGGAGTAAAACCAGTTGAGCACATTGTGGCTTTAGACGGGATTGTTGTAGTCGTGAGCCCGAAAAATCCCGTAAGTAAACTTACTATAGAACAGCTTCGTGCAATATTTATGGGTACTATAAAAAACTGGAAGGAAGTTGGAGGGGAAGATAAAACTATAGTCATATTATCCAGGGAAATCAACTCCGGTACGCACGTATTTTTTAAAGAGCATGTTTTGCGAGGCGGCCATGAAAAAGGCCCTGAAGAATTTGCGCCTGGTGCATTGCTTATGTCATCAAGCCAGGCAATCGCAGACGAAGTAGCACAGAATCAAAATGCAATAGGATATTATGGTATGGGATATATCAGCCCTAAGCAGAAAGTTATTTTGGTTGCCAAAGATGAAAAATCCGAATATATCATGCCGACAATAGAAAACGTGGTGAAAGGCAGATATCCTATATCGCGGCCTTTGTATCTTTATACTAATGGAGAAGCTTTAGGGTTAGTGAAAAAGTTTTTGGATTTTACGCTTTCTAAAGAAGGACAGGAGATTGTAGCAAAAACTGATTTTGTGCCGGTTAAATAA
- the pstC gene encoding phosphate ABC transporter permease subunit PstC yields the protein MRKLKEFIIEKLILISGLASIFFVILIFLFLAKEGLSVFKSVTPFNFLLGKNWYPISEPAQLGILPLILGSLIVTLGAAIISIPIGVACAVYIAEIAPLKIKEILKAGIELLAAIPSVVLGFIGMVTLVPWVKSTFHLPTGLTALSGAIILAFMAMPTIVSIAEDALYSVPKSYKEGAFALGATHWQTIYRVLLPAASSGIVAAVMLGIGRVIGETMAVMMITGNAAVIPQSIFVPVRTLTATIAAEMGEAVVGSEHYFALFAIGIVLFIMSFIINVTADLFLHKRN from the coding sequence ATGCGTAAGCTAAAAGAATTTATTATTGAGAAGCTAATCCTGATTTCAGGGTTAGCTTCCATATTTTTTGTAATTTTAATATTTTTATTTTTGGCTAAGGAAGGGCTATCGGTATTTAAATCCGTTACTCCATTTAATTTCCTCTTAGGTAAAAATTGGTATCCCATTTCTGAGCCTGCGCAATTAGGGATTTTACCGTTAATATTGGGTTCATTAATCGTAACTTTAGGAGCAGCAATTATCTCTATTCCTATAGGAGTGGCTTGTGCGGTCTATATTGCCGAAATTGCCCCATTAAAAATCAAAGAAATTTTAAAAGCTGGGATCGAATTATTAGCTGCAATTCCCAGTGTAGTTTTAGGCTTTATCGGTATGGTAACTTTAGTCCCATGGGTAAAGTCTACTTTTCATTTGCCTACAGGCCTTACTGCTTTGTCAGGAGCAATAATCTTAGCTTTTATGGCTATGCCGACGATAGTTTCAATTGCTGAAGACGCTTTATACTCGGTGCCCAAGAGTTATAAAGAAGGTGCTTTTGCTTTAGGGGCAACACATTGGCAGACAATTTATCGGGTTTTGCTTCCGGCTGCCTCTTCAGGGATTGTTGCTGCGGTAATGCTTGGTATAGGCCGCGTAATCGGTGAGACTATGGCGGTGATGATGATTACCGGAAATGCAGCGGTTATTCCGCAAAGCATTTTTGTCCCGGTACGTACTTTAACTGCTACTATCGCCGCTGAAATGGGGGAGGCAGTTGTAGGCAGCGAACATTATTTTGCCTTGTTTGCTATCGGTATAGTTTTATTTATTATGAGTTTTATTATCAATGTTACTGCAGACCTATTTTTACATAAAAGGAACTGA
- the pstA gene encoding phosphate ABC transporter permease PstA: protein MRNTQRSQRIAFFFLFLATLLIVVPVGLIVVIIIQKGLPAINWQFLLDVPRLGMRAGGIFPAIIGTFYLVLGAIIFALPIGLLAAIYLSEYAKDNILNRIIKLAIVNLSGVPSVVYGLFGLALFVVFLKFGASILSGSLTLGIMILPIIITTSREALESVPQSFREVSLSLGASKWQTIRHIVLPNAIPGILTGTILGLGRAAGETAPILFTVAAFYLPRLPKSIFDQAMALPYHLYVISTQVPNVDEKIRYGTALVLLSLVLFMNLVAIIIRYNFRKKKKW from the coding sequence ATGCGTAATACGCAAAGATCACAAAGAATCGCATTCTTTTTTCTTTTTCTGGCAACACTTTTAATCGTCGTACCTGTTGGCCTGATTGTGGTAATTATTATTCAGAAAGGCCTGCCTGCAATTAACTGGCAGTTTTTATTGGATGTTCCACGCCTGGGAATGCGTGCCGGAGGTATTTTTCCGGCAATTATCGGAACTTTTTACCTAGTTTTGGGTGCCATAATCTTTGCACTTCCTATAGGCTTACTTGCAGCAATTTATTTGAGCGAATATGCCAAAGATAACATACTTAACCGCATAATTAAGCTGGCAATAGTGAATCTTTCCGGTGTGCCTTCAGTTGTCTACGGTTTATTTGGTTTGGCGCTTTTTGTTGTCTTTTTAAAATTTGGGGCATCTATTTTATCCGGCTCCCTTACTTTAGGGATAATGATTCTGCCGATAATTATTACTACATCGCGGGAAGCACTGGAAAGTGTACCGCAATCATTTCGTGAGGTAAGTTTATCATTAGGCGCAAGTAAATGGCAGACTATAAGGCATATAGTTTTGCCCAATGCAATACCCGGAATTCTGACTGGTACTATTCTTGGCTTAGGCCGTGCAGCAGGGGAAACTGCGCCGATTCTTTTTACTGTGGCTGCTTTTTATTTACCACGGCTTCCCAAATCTATTTTTGATCAGGCAATGGCTTTACCGTATCACTTATATGTAATTTCAACTCAAGTGCCCAACGTAGATGAAAAAATACGTTATGGCACGGCTTTAGTTTTGTTATCTTTAGTTTTGTTTATGAATCTGGTTGCTATAATTATTCGTTACAATTTCAGGAAGAAAAAGAAATGGTGA
- a CDS encoding phosphate ABC transporter ATP-binding protein yields MVKFKAKDLNIWFGQIHALKGVNIEVEDNEILSVIGPSNSGKTSFLRMLNRLNDLHPGFKMGGSLEFDQEDIRKIDIEGLRKRVGMVFALPLPLPLSIFENVAYGVKMHGEKNRNKISEVVEGSLKQAYLWEEVKDRLDVSAFKLSGGQQQRLCIARTLAVSPEVILFDEPCSGLDPISTAKVEEAIVKLKKDYTIVLVTNNVKQAARVGDRTAFFLLGELVELDKTEKIFTVPSDQRTDGYIRGKFG; encoded by the coding sequence ATGGTGAAATTTAAAGCTAAAGATTTGAATATTTGGTTTGGGCAGATTCATGCTTTAAAAGGCGTGAACATCGAGGTGGAGGATAATGAGATTTTGAGTGTAATCGGTCCGTCCAATAGCGGAAAGACAAGTTTTCTGCGTATGCTCAACCGTTTGAATGACTTACATCCGGGTTTTAAAATGGGTGGAAGTTTAGAGTTTGATCAAGAAGATATAAGAAAAATAGATATTGAAGGTTTACGTAAAAGAGTGGGAATGGTTTTTGCTTTGCCTCTACCTTTACCCTTGTCCATTTTTGAGAATGTGGCTTATGGTGTGAAAATGCATGGAGAGAAAAACCGCAATAAGATATCTGAGGTTGTTGAGGGTTCATTAAAACAAGCATATCTTTGGGAAGAAGTTAAGGACAGGCTTGATGTGTCAGCTTTTAAATTATCTGGCGGCCAGCAACAGAGGCTTTGCATTGCCCGGACGCTGGCTGTTAGCCCCGAGGTAATTTTATTTGATGAGCCGTGTTCCGGACTGGATCCGATTTCAACCGCTAAAGTTGAAGAGGCGATTGTTAAGCTGAAGAAAGACTACACAATAGTTTTGGTGACTAATAATGTTAAGCAGGCAGCCAGAGTCGGTGATCGCACAGCTTTCTTCTTATTAGGTGAGCTAGTGGAACTGGATAAAACAGAGAAAATATTTACTGTGCCAAGTGACCAGCGTACGGATGGATATATCAGAGGGAAATTCGGATAA
- the pstB gene encoding phosphate ABC transporter ATP-binding protein PstB: MMADILVDKLNLWYGDFQALINVNAHFTQNQITAMIGPSGCGKSTLLRVFNRMNDLIEGVRVKGEVIIDAENIISDKTDLVRLRKKVGMVFQRPNPFPLSIYENIVFGQKVHAEGLTRLKLDEVVESSLKSVLLWDELKDKLNKSALSLSLEQKQRLCIARLIAVKPEILLMDEPCSTLDPQATSRIEELMRELKNNYTIIIVTHNMQQAARVSDDTGFMLLGELVEFAKTEDIFTRPKDKKTEDYITGRYG; the protein is encoded by the coding sequence ATAATGGCGGATATTTTGGTAGATAAATTGAATTTATGGTATGGTGATTTTCAAGCGCTTATAAATGTAAACGCGCATTTCACCCAAAATCAGATTACCGCGATGATCGGGCCTTCGGGTTGTGGTAAGTCGACTTTATTACGGGTATTTAACCGGATGAACGACCTTATTGAAGGTGTACGCGTAAAAGGAGAGGTAATTATTGATGCGGAGAATATAATTTCGGATAAAACTGATCTGGTGAGATTACGTAAGAAAGTGGGAATGGTGTTTCAGCGGCCTAATCCGTTTCCCCTATCTATTTATGAAAATATTGTTTTTGGCCAGAAAGTACATGCTGAAGGGTTGACTAGATTAAAGCTGGATGAGGTAGTCGAAAGTAGTTTGAAATCCGTTCTTTTATGGGATGAATTAAAAGATAAGCTTAATAAATCAGCGCTTAGTTTATCGCTGGAACAGAAACAGCGGCTTTGTATTGCCAGATTGATTGCGGTAAAGCCTGAGATTTTACTGATGGATGAACCATGTTCTACGCTTGACCCGCAGGCAACCAGCCGTATTGAAGAATTAATGCGTGAACTCAAGAATAACTATACTATAATAATTGTTACACACAATATGCAGCAAGCAGCGCGTGTTTCCGATGATACGGGTTTTATGCTTTTAGGCGAGTTAGTTGAGTTTGCTAAAACAGAAGATATTTTTACTAGGCCAAAAGACAAGAAAACAGAAGACTATATTACCGGCCGTTACGGTTAA
- the phoU gene encoding phosphate signaling complex protein PhoU, with protein MLRHLDEELKELHKEILKMAVFAQEAIFKSIESLKNRDKYLAQEVIDTDNKIDELELAIDEKCIDLIARYQPMAGDLRYITTGMKINNELERIADIALDIAQKSLGLIDKPLLKPLVDIPKLSQVAQNMVHDAIDAFVKRDAYLARQVVLADSEADRLRNLVQDELVSEYLARDAKTADRAVALILIARYLERICDHTTNIAEDVIYMVEAKVVKHHPEELK; from the coding sequence ATGTTAAGACATCTAGACGAAGAATTAAAAGAATTGCATAAAGAGATTTTGAAGATGGCGGTGTTTGCCCAGGAGGCAATCTTTAAATCTATTGAGTCATTGAAAAACCGTGATAAATACCTGGCTCAGGAAGTAATTGATACCGATAATAAAATTGACGAACTTGAGTTGGCCATAGATGAGAAATGTATCGATCTTATTGCCCGCTACCAGCCGATGGCAGGCGATTTAAGGTATATTACAACCGGGATGAAGATAAATAACGAGCTTGAACGTATTGCCGATATAGCATTGGATATTGCGCAAAAGTCTTTAGGGTTGATTGATAAACCTTTACTTAAGCCATTAGTCGATATTCCTAAGCTTTCCCAGGTGGCACAAAACATGGTGCATGATGCGATTGATGCTTTTGTCAAAAGGGATGCGTATTTAGCCCGTCAAGTAGTTTTGGCGGATTCAGAAGCCGATCGTTTACGTAATTTGGTGCAGGATGAATTGGTTAGTGAATATCTGGCGCGCGATGCTAAAACTGCAGACCGAGCTGTGGCGTTGATACTTATTGCCCGTTATCTTGAGCGTATTTGCGACCATACTACTAACATTGCCGAAGATGTAATTTATATGGTTGAGGCAAAGGTAGTTAAGCATCATCCTGAAGAACTAAAATAG
- a CDS encoding NAD+ synthase yields MKNKIVFWIKKQIKDSGAKGIVMGLSGGIDSAVVAALCKEAVGKNNMLVLFMPCNSNIQDLKDARLVARKFNLKSKLVDLCGVYNDFLRVLPQAGGLARGNLKPRLRMSTLYYFANKLNYLVCGTGNKSELMVGYFTKYGDGGVDILPIADLFKRQVRQLAQELKIPQNIITKPPTAGLWQGQTDEGEMGITYNELDDILDRFCNNRKQIVGSSKINKVKRMYKNSEHKRKGADICRI; encoded by the coding sequence ATGAAAAATAAAATTGTTTTCTGGATCAAGAAACAGATTAAGGATTCTGGGGCCAAGGGTATTGTGATGGGGCTTTCCGGAGGGATAGATTCTGCCGTAGTGGCTGCTTTGTGTAAAGAGGCAGTAGGTAAGAATAATATGCTGGTCCTATTTATGCCTTGTAATAGTAATATACAGGATCTAAAGGATGCTCGATTAGTTGCCAGGAAGTTTAATCTTAAATCAAAGCTGGTAGACCTTTGCGGCGTATATAATGATTTCTTAAGAGTTCTGCCTCAGGCAGGAGGCTTAGCCAGAGGGAATCTTAAGCCCCGCCTGCGTATGAGCACGCTTTATTATTTTGCTAATAAGCTAAATTACTTAGTATGCGGAACAGGAAATAAATCTGAACTTATGGTTGGGTATTTCACCAAATATGGCGACGGCGGAGTGGATATTTTACCGATTGCGGATTTATTCAAGCGCCAGGTGCGTCAACTTGCGCAGGAGTTGAAGATACCGCAAAATATTATTACCAAGCCGCCTACTGCCGGGCTTTGGCAGGGGCAGACTGATGAAGGAGAGATGGGGATAACTTATAATGAACTGGATGATATCTTAGATAGGTTTTGTAATAATCGAAAACAGATTGTTGGTAGCAGTAAAATTAACAAGGTAAAAAGAATGTACAAAAATTCAGAGCATAAACGAAAAGGTGCGGATATTTGCCGCATTTAG
- a CDS encoding Lrp/AsnC family transcriptional regulator, whose product MDEILEILEKDGRASIEDIAKMTCRKPEDVKKAIKKYEKEGAILKYKAVINKDLVRDNESEVRALIEVNIVPQKDLGFEKIAERIYSFPEVTSCYLISGTYDLLVVVEGKNLHTVSNFVAEKLSCLENVRGTATHFLLKKYKEDGVILKQKSENKRIAISY is encoded by the coding sequence ATGGATGAGATCTTAGAGATTTTAGAAAAAGATGGCCGGGCAAGTATAGAAGATATTGCCAAGATGACCTGCAGGAAGCCTGAGGACGTTAAAAAAGCGATTAAGAAATACGAAAAAGAGGGAGCAATTTTAAAATATAAGGCAGTAATTAACAAGGATTTGGTTAGAGATAATGAATCTGAGGTTAGGGCTTTAATTGAAGTGAATATCGTTCCGCAGAAGGATCTGGGTTTTGAGAAGATTGCCGAGCGCATCTATTCGTTTCCTGAGGTCACTAGCTGTTATTTAATCAGCGGCACATATGATTTACTGGTGGTTGTAGAAGGTAAGAATTTGCATACGGTTTCCAATTTTGTGGCAGAGAAGCTTTCCTGTTTAGAAAATGTGCGCGGCACAGCGACACATTTTTTATTAAAGAAATACAAGGAAGACGGAGTAATCCTGAAGCAGAA